A stretch of Kyrpidia spormannii DNA encodes these proteins:
- a CDS encoding DUF1540 domain-containing protein, producing MPGVKCMVEECMYNNHRGGCTAEEILIATNGNLIAGTVKGTMCSTFDFDHHTNQYGDNVSD from the coding sequence ATGCCCGGTGTCAAATGTATGGTTGAGGAGTGCATGTATAATAATCACCGCGGCGGCTGCACCGCCGAGGAAATTCTCATCGCCACCAACGGCAACCTTATCGCCGGTACCGTAAAAGGAACCATGTGCTCCACCTTCGACTTCGACCATCACACCAACCAATATGGCGACAACGTCAGCGACTGA
- a CDS encoding RluA family pseudouridine synthase has product MNDECTLMWRVEARDHGRQVREVLQGRLHVSRRLVRLAITQNGIRRNGRPAYLSERVSAGDILEIRWGETPSDDVLPEPIPFETLYEDEDVLVVNKPPGMLVHPTKGVYTGTLANGVVYAWRLTGSHRPFRPLNRLDRDTSGLVLIAKNQFAHHRLSRDLRFAEGGRSPVFGADEAGRWDGMRRVHREYAALVQGRVVADRGWIDLPIERDPNHGNRRQVAPTGRRARTRFEVVERVENATHLKVRLQTGRTHQIRVHLAELGHPVIGDTLYGEPSPWIERQALHAERLVFDHPRTGERIQVTAPWFPDMVELWQRLKELGR; this is encoded by the coding sequence ATGAACGATGAATGTACGCTGATGTGGCGGGTCGAGGCGAGAGACCACGGGAGACAGGTGAGAGAAGTTTTACAGGGGCGCCTGCATGTCTCCCGCCGACTGGTCCGCTTGGCCATTACCCAAAATGGAATTCGGAGAAATGGCCGCCCGGCCTACCTTTCTGAACGCGTGTCTGCCGGGGATATCTTGGAGATACGCTGGGGGGAGACGCCTTCCGATGATGTGTTGCCCGAGCCGATTCCTTTTGAGACCCTCTATGAAGATGAGGACGTGTTGGTGGTGAATAAGCCCCCGGGGATGTTGGTTCATCCGACCAAAGGGGTTTATACCGGCACCCTCGCCAACGGTGTCGTGTATGCCTGGCGGCTGACCGGGAGCCATCGCCCTTTTCGACCGTTAAATCGTTTGGATCGGGACACGAGCGGCCTCGTTCTCATCGCGAAAAATCAATTTGCCCATCATCGGCTGTCGCGAGATCTGCGCTTTGCCGAAGGCGGGCGGAGTCCGGTGTTCGGAGCGGACGAAGCCGGCAGGTGGGATGGGATGCGAAGGGTGCATAGGGAGTATGCCGCCCTCGTTCAGGGGCGAGTGGTAGCGGACCGGGGCTGGATCGATCTGCCCATCGAACGAGATCCAAACCACGGGAACCGCCGCCAGGTGGCACCGACGGGCCGGCGGGCCAGAACGCGCTTTGAAGTGGTGGAACGGGTGGAGAATGCCACCCACCTGAAAGTGCGACTTCAGACGGGACGGACGCATCAGATCCGGGTCCATCTTGCGGAACTCGGTCATCCGGTCATTGGGGATACTCTCTACGGGGAGCCGTCCCCGTGGATTGAGCGGCAGGCACTTCATGCCGAGCGGCTGGTTTTCGACCATCCCCGAACCGGGGAGCGGATCCAGGTGACCGCCCCGTGGTTTCCCGATATGGTGGAACTGTGGCAGCGGTTGAAAGAGCTCGGCCGGTGA
- a CDS encoding YqgQ family protein — protein sequence MPGINGTETPGSPPGWTLADVKSLLRRFGIIVYIGSPLDDLLMMELELEDLWEEHLIERETYLLAKAAIAKRRREIERQS from the coding sequence GTGCCAGGGATAAACGGAACCGAGACGCCGGGGTCCCCGCCCGGTTGGACGTTGGCAGATGTCAAATCCCTTTTGCGCCGCTTCGGGATTATCGTATATATCGGCTCACCCTTAGACGATCTGCTGATGATGGAGCTCGAGTTGGAGGATCTTTGGGAGGAACATCTCATCGAGCGGGAAACGTACCTGTTGGCTAAGGCGGCCATTGCCAAGCGGCGGCGGGAGATCGAGCGACAGTCTTAA
- a CDS encoding DUF1292 domain-containing protein — protein MATYPEKEQRITLRDDEGHEETYDLADILEVHGRTYAILLPVDEILNTEGVVYRLDPDGGGGIAFAPVEDDEEWQAVVDAFNTALFEED, from the coding sequence ATGGCTACTTATCCCGAAAAAGAGCAAAGGATCACCCTCAGAGATGACGAGGGCCATGAGGAAACCTATGATTTGGCGGATATCCTGGAAGTACATGGGCGTACCTACGCCATCTTACTGCCCGTGGATGAGATTCTCAACACCGAGGGGGTGGTGTATCGCCTGGATCCGGACGGAGGCGGGGGCATTGCTTTTGCTCCGGTAGAAGACGACGAAGAATGGCAGGCGGTGGTCGACGCTTTCAACACAGCCCTTTTTGAAGAGGACTGA